CTGCCCCTATCCTGAGGACTCATGCTGGGAACTCCTGTGAGAGAAGATCCGCTTCAGTTTCTCTTTCGCTCTGGCTGCTCACCTGGCTCATGGCCCTGCCCTGCACGGGCTTCCCCAGTCTTGCGCCTCCCCTGGAGGCAGGTGTGTTTTCACTTTTCCCACGTCAGCCTGGGATTGCCCCCACTACCAGGCTAAAAGCTGTAGCATGGAGCTCAGGCAACACAATTCCTTCTGCAACTTCAAGACAGACAGAGCAGTGAGCTGAGGCCCAGAAGAGGAGACTGAATCACACACCAAACAAGACTGAGTGACAGACCCAGGTGACAGCCTCCCAGTGGACGCTTGGATCCCCATCTGCTGACAGAGACCAGAGACCAGAGACCAGGATGAAGCTGGGTGAGCCCCCATGTTATCATCCATGATCCTCGACTCCCCACAGCCCCCGTCCTCAGCccctcacaccctccctcccctcatctgtctctctttccttaaCACAGACATGGCCACAGGTTGCACGCTGGTGCTCATGCTGCTGACCACGGTGCTGACCTGCACAGGGGCAGTTCCTGTCCCCACGCCCCTCAGGACCCTCCCAGCTGCAAGGGGCTGCCACATGTCCCAGTTCAAGTCTCTGTTTCCACAAGAGCTGAAGGCCTTCAGGAGGGCCAAGGACGCCTTGGTGAGTCTCCCCACTGCCCCACTTGCTGTGGATTACCACGCACGCTCCACTGAAGCTGGACCAGCACTCTTCCTTCACTGGGCTAACCTCCAGCCTTCCCACAGTGGGCTGGGTCCTGCTCTGGCTGCAGTGGGCTGACCATGTGCTTTTGCAGTGGAGGTGCCTCTCCCATTTTTGTCAAAGTTAACCTCCCCTCCTCCTGTTGTTAGCCATCCTCTAGTCCCCCTGCAGTGCTCTCACCTCCAGCCCTCAGGCTGTAGGCTGACCTCTGCCCTTGCTCTCCAGGAAGAGTCACTCTTGCTGAAGAACCGGAGCTGCAGCTCCCACCCATTCCCCAAGGCCCGGGACCTGAGGTGGCTGCAGGTGAGTCGGGAGAgtcaggcccagccctgccctcacctggCCCCTCTCTGGCTTCTTAGGTGGCCCTTTCACCTTCTCCTTCTCACTTGTCCCTGTCTCTTTGCCCTCCCCTCCCGTCCTCCTGACCTCGTTCCCTCACCCGCCCACATAGGCTGTGCCCTCTCACCTGTGCCCTTACTTTCACCTTCACCTGTCCCTTTGTCGATCTTCCTCACCTGTCCCTCTTTACCTGTTTGCTCTCCTATACAACTCTCCCCTGTTTCTGTCTCCCCTCTTCAGGTGTGGGAGCGCCCCGTGGCCTTGGAGGCTGAGCTGGCCCTGACGCTGAAGGTGTTGGGGACCGTGGCTAACTCGACCCTGGGGGACACCCTGGACCAGCCTCTCCACACGCTGCGCTACATCCACTCCAAGCTCCAGGCCTGTGTGAGTGCTCGCGGCACCCAGGCCATGTGTGTGGGCTCTGACCACCCGTATGTCCCCCTCTGTCCCAGGCCCTGCCTCACACAGCTTCCTCTCCCCACAGGTCCCAGCTCAGGCCACAACaggccccagggcccagggcctccTCCACCAGTGGCTACACAGGATTCATAAGGCCGAGAAGATGGTGAGTGAATGAAAGTGCCCAGTGTCTGGGGACATTTAGAGCCCAGATGAGGGTCAACTACTGACCCATCCCTTCCTCTCCACAGGAGTCTGAGGTCTGCCTCGAAGCCTCTGTCACATTCAACCTCATCCGCCTCCTCACCCTGGACCTGAAATGTGTCGCCAGTGGAGACCTGTGTGTCTGACATTGAGACCCACCTGGAATCTGTCCCAGCACTTCagatattatttatgtatttttcttaacttaTTGTCACCCAATcactatttatgtatttattgtatttatgtgTGAATTCTCCAATTCAgaccattaaaatgtttatttttctacttcctgtaaaaaatgcacaaataaacaatgaagaaaagaccCTCTTTGTGCTGTGGGactgggtgtgtgtttgtgtagatTACAGCTTCCATATAATTGGTCTGGAAGAGGGCTAATCCCTGTGTCCACTTTGGTTCTCACCCCCATGTACAATGGTCCAGTCTCATTTACAGCATTGTCTCGGTTCCCCTGACCTGTCCAGGCTGGACCTCTGGTTTGAACTCCAAATGCCTCCTTTAGGATTCTATGAATCTCTGACTCTGGGATCTCCCCACCTATGATCCCGAGATCATAGATGTTCAAGTTCCTAGTTACAACCCCGCACCTCTTAACCAgagggatatgttctgagaaatgtgttgttaggcGATTCCATCATTGTGGGAATGTCACAGAGTCAACTCACACATACCTAGGTGGTCTAGCCTACTACATACCTGGGCTGTATGGTACAGCCTGTTGCTCCTAGGCgacaagcctgtacagcacgttgctatactgaatactgtaggcaattgtaacacaatagtaggtatttgtgt
The DNA window shown above is from Rhinolophus ferrumequinum isolate MPI-CBG mRhiFer1 chromosome 15, mRhiFer1_v1.p, whole genome shotgun sequence and carries:
- the LOC117035193 gene encoding interferon lambda-3-like, coding for MATGCTLVLMLLTTVLTCTGAVPVPTPLRTLPAARGCHMSQFKSLFPQELKAFRRAKDALEESLLLKNRSCSSHPFPKARDLRWLQVWERPVALEAELALTLKVLGTVANSTLGDTLDQPLHTLRYIHSKLQACVPAQATTGPRAQGLLHQWLHRIHKAEKMESEVCLEASVTFNLIRLLTLDLKCVASGDLCV